One Cucumis sativus cultivar 9930 chromosome 1, Cucumber_9930_V3, whole genome shotgun sequence DNA segment encodes these proteins:
- the LOC101210410 gene encoding UDP-N-acetylglucosamine transferase subunit ALG13 homolog isoform X2: MGDSEVGGKLTRMVFVTVGTTSFDALVRAVDTEQVKQILYARGYTHLLIQMGRGTYNPTKSHGEDGLVVDYFSFSSSIADHLKSASLVISHAGSGSIFETLRLGKPLIVVVNEDLMDNHQIELAEELAERKHLYCARPQTLHQTIESLNLESIIPYTPGDAKPVAALINRFLGFPED, translated from the exons ATGGGAGATTCTGAAGTTGGTGGTAAATTGACGAGGATGGTGTTTGTTACTGTGGGAACAACGAGTTTTGATGCTTTGGTTAGAGCAGTGGACACTGAGCAAGTGAAACAAATACTATATGCTAGAGGCTATACCCACCTTCTCATTCAAATGGGACGTGGTACATACAATCCAACCAAG TCTCATGGAGAAGATGGGCTTGTTGTAGACTATTTCTCCTTCTCTTCAAGCATAGCTGATCATCTAAAATCAGCATCTCTTGTAATTAGCCATGCTG GGTCCGGAAGCATATTTGAGACATTGAGACTGGGTAAACCTTTGATTGTTGTAGTAAACGAAGATCTAATGGACAATCATCAAATCGAACTTGCAGAAGAACTGGCTGAGAGGAAGCATTTGTATTGTGCTCGACCCCAAACACTACATCAGACTATAGAGAGCTTGAATTTGGAGTCTATAATTCCATACACACCAGGTGATGCTAAACCGGTTGCCGCGCTCATTAATAGGTTTCTAGGCTTTCCTGAAGATTGA
- the LOC101210410 gene encoding UDP-N-acetylglucosamine transferase subunit ALG13 homolog isoform X1: MCTATGGDCGPKLKASPRYLESECPKCDRGRFGTLVEEVLCKGKQVVLLPKFTQKLGGKIGQSLSKVKLSERILLEAVYQLREESNQFQINCNGAGSGSIFETLRLGKPLIVVVNEDLMDNHQIELAEELAERKHLYCARPQTLHQTIESLNLESIIPYTPGDAKPVAALINRFLGFPED, encoded by the exons ATGTGCACAGCAACGGGAGGGGACTGTGGGCCAAAGCTCAAGGCTTCTCCACGGTATTTAGAATCTGAATGTCCAAAGTGTGATAGAGGTAGATTTGGAACTCTAGTGGAGGAGGTACTCTGTAAGGGAAAGCAGGTAGTCTTACTCCCAAAGTTTACCCAAAAGCTAGGAGGGAAAATTGGGCAAAGTCTTAGCAAAGTCAAATTGAGTGAGAGGATCCTTTTGGAGGCTGTGTACCAACTGAGGGAGGAAAGTAATCAGTTTCAAATTAACTGCAACGGAGCAG GGTCCGGAAGCATATTTGAGACATTGAGACTGGGTAAACCTTTGATTGTTGTAGTAAACGAAGATCTAATGGACAATCATCAAATCGAACTTGCAGAAGAACTGGCTGAGAGGAAGCATTTGTATTGTGCTCGACCCCAAACACTACATCAGACTATAGAGAGCTTGAATTTGGAGTCTATAATTCCATACACACCAGGTGATGCTAAACCGGTTGCCGCGCTCATTAATAGGTTTCTAGGCTTTCCTGAAGATTGA